The following are encoded together in the Pseudomonas xantholysinigenes genome:
- a CDS encoding tryptophan synthase subunit beta translates to MFYVQRDAEGGLLRVEAAAFDGFTDMVPADNAEIQEWFADDVVENSLKQLKQSDLDMIRVLEDLIEVLTAKGVFSITDLPPGAQAKLLNRSTARKALGGLNNLIEEDEEGGLI, encoded by the coding sequence ATGTTCTACGTGCAACGCGACGCCGAGGGCGGGTTGCTGCGAGTGGAAGCCGCCGCGTTTGACGGTTTTACCGACATGGTCCCGGCAGACAATGCCGAGATCCAGGAATGGTTCGCCGACGACGTTGTCGAGAACAGCCTCAAGCAGCTCAAGCAAAGCGACCTGGACATGATCCGGGTACTCGAAGACCTGATCGAAGTGCTGACGGCCAAGGGCGTGTTCAGCATCACCGACCTGCCACCCGGCGCACAGGCCAAGCTGCTCAACCGCTCCACCGCGCGCAAGGCGCTGGGCGGCCTGAACAACCTGATCGAGGAAGACGAGGAAGGCGGGTTGATCTGA
- the lapD gene encoding cyclic di-GMP receptor LapD → MSLFKQLLLAICLFLVVAFSGSFMVSLESSRSQYVNQLRSHAQDAATALALSLTPNIDDPAMVELMVSSIFDSGYYSSIKVIDLDSNAVLVERHAEPDTGGVPGWFIHLIGLEPAGGDAIVSRGWQQAARVEVISHPMFALAKLWQSALGSLGWLLLCGAVSAVLGALLLRRQLRPLDYMVAQSHAIARREFLSLPELPRTPELRRVVQAMNQMVEKLKALFTEQAERSEKLRAESYQDSLTGLANRRYFEMQLNARVSNLEEARAGYLLLLRVQDLAGLNARLGGQRTDQLLQAVGEQLRRTCANFPETNDLITRSRGGEFAVLAPGMVHDEAIQLAQALEATLQSLHETGASDVDPVACIGLAPYSPGDAPQALLKLADEALARAESQPAPGWVCLEQGAAGQAADSHHAWHTRLDQALAKGQFELFFQPVVDSKAPDKVLHYKVISRLHDAQGEALAAGRFLPWLERFGWMARLDLLVLEKVLRHLQGHGESLALNLSAATLADPKALQRVYELLGQHNALGPRLTFEIGEEQLPEQAVLEQLTRRLRGLGFSLALQRFGGRFSMIGNLAHLGLAYLKIDGGYIRNIDHERHKHLFIEAIQRAAHSIDLPLIAERVETEGELKVLREMGVQGIQGQLVGEPAPWR, encoded by the coding sequence ATGTCACTGTTCAAACAATTGCTGCTAGCCATTTGCCTGTTCCTGGTGGTCGCCTTCAGTGGCAGCTTCATGGTCAGCCTGGAAAGCTCGCGCAGCCAGTACGTCAACCAGCTGCGCTCCCATGCCCAGGACGCGGCCACTGCGCTGGCGCTGTCGCTGACGCCGAATATCGACGACCCGGCGATGGTCGAGCTGATGGTCAGCTCGATCTTCGACAGTGGCTATTACTCCAGCATCAAGGTCATCGACCTGGACTCCAATGCCGTGCTGGTCGAGCGCCATGCCGAGCCCGACACGGGTGGCGTACCGGGTTGGTTCATCCACCTGATCGGCCTTGAACCGGCTGGCGGCGACGCCATCGTCAGCCGTGGCTGGCAGCAGGCGGCGCGGGTCGAGGTGATCAGCCACCCGATGTTCGCCCTGGCCAAATTGTGGCAGAGCGCCCTGGGTAGCCTTGGCTGGCTGCTGCTGTGCGGCGCGGTGAGCGCGGTGCTGGGCGCGCTGCTGCTGCGCCGGCAACTGCGGCCGCTGGACTACATGGTGGCGCAGTCCCATGCCATTGCCCGCCGCGAATTCCTCAGCCTGCCGGAGTTGCCGCGCACGCCGGAATTGCGTCGGGTGGTGCAGGCGATGAACCAGATGGTCGAGAAGCTCAAGGCCCTGTTTACCGAGCAGGCCGAGCGCAGCGAAAAGCTGCGCGCCGAATCGTACCAGGACAGCCTCACTGGCCTGGCCAACCGTCGTTATTTCGAAATGCAGCTCAACGCCCGTGTCAGTAACCTGGAGGAGGCTCGCGCCGGCTACCTGTTGCTGCTGCGCGTGCAGGACCTGGCCGGCCTCAATGCCCGGCTGGGCGGCCAGCGCACCGACCAGTTGCTGCAGGCGGTGGGTGAACAGCTGCGGCGCACCTGCGCCAATTTCCCCGAGACCAACGACCTGATCACCCGCAGCCGTGGCGGCGAATTCGCCGTGCTGGCGCCGGGCATGGTCCATGACGAGGCGATCCAGTTGGCCCAGGCCCTGGAGGCTACCTTGCAGAGCCTGCATGAAACTGGCGCCAGTGATGTCGACCCGGTGGCCTGCATCGGCCTGGCGCCTTACAGCCCGGGCGATGCCCCGCAGGCGCTGCTCAAGCTGGCCGACGAAGCCCTGGCCCGCGCCGAGAGCCAACCGGCGCCAGGCTGGGTATGCCTGGAGCAGGGCGCCGCAGGCCAGGCCGCCGACAGCCACCACGCCTGGCACACACGCCTGGACCAGGCGCTGGCCAAGGGGCAGTTCGAGCTGTTCTTCCAGCCGGTGGTCGATAGCAAGGCGCCCGACAAGGTGCTGCACTACAAGGTCATTTCACGTCTGCACGATGCCCAGGGCGAAGCCCTGGCGGCGGGGCGCTTCCTGCCCTGGCTGGAGCGTTTCGGCTGGATGGCGCGCCTGGACCTGCTGGTGCTGGAGAAGGTCCTCCGGCACCTGCAGGGGCATGGTGAGTCGCTGGCGCTGAACCTGTCCGCCGCCACCCTGGCCGATCCCAAGGCGTTGCAGCGGGTCTATGAACTGCTGGGGCAGCACAACGCCCTGGGGCCGCGGTTGACCTTCGAGATCGGCGAAGAGCAGCTACCCGAGCAAGCAGTGCTTGAGCAACTGACCCGGCGCCTGCGCGGGCTCGGCTTCAGCCTCGCGCTGCAGCGCTTCGGCGGGCGCTTCAGCATGATCGGCAACCTGGCCCACCTGGGGCTGGCCTACCTGAAGATCGATGGCGGCTACATCCGCAACATCGACCACGAACGGCACAAGCACTTGTTCATCGAGGCCATCCAGCGCGCGGCGCACAGTATCGACCTGCCGTTGATTGCCGAGCGGGTCGAGACCGAAGGTGAATTGAAGGTGCTGCGCGAGATGGGCGTGCAGGGGATTCAGGGCCAGTTGGTGGGTGAGCCGGCGCCCTGGCGCTGA